Proteins encoded in a region of the Wolbachia endosymbiont (group A) of Anomoia purmunda genome:
- a CDS encoding IS4 family transposase produces MDRIACLSKDLNEFFNEKADEISIAVGFIKRKRKLNGSSFIKAMVFGNIGVGDCSIETMCQLLNEDSIEITKQGLDYISLPSSMEDMYKGYGSSYRDCESNTKSGIKLQLVFDYLNQALDKLNLIEGIRSDQGYRDYLNGLSANDLLIFDLCYFVPSSFKQIDEAGAYFVSRYKSDTNIYDIETNQKIELLECLEGQSLLEMEVLLGKEVKIKVRIICQKLTEEQSIIRRRANKLAKSHGYTSSQKNQKLLDWSIFITNVPESKISAEQVLTVYRVRWQIELLFKLYKSHIRLDELKGKPYRVLCELYAKLCAILIFHGIVGCIKLKENTELSLTKAFIELKRRIRELFLALSSKINNLRIFLKKLTTDWSQFSVKDRYRKTRVSTLSSLNFLTLAS; encoded by the coding sequence ATGGACAGAATAGCTTGCTTATCAAAAGACCTCAATGAATTCTTTAATGAAAAAGCAGACGAAATATCAATTGCAGTAGGTTTTATAAAAAGAAAGAGAAAACTTAATGGCTCATCATTCATAAAAGCTATGGTTTTTGGTAACATAGGAGTTGGTGATTGCAGCATAGAAACAATGTGCCAATTGCTAAATGAAGACTCGATAGAAATTACAAAACAGGGTTTGGATTATATTAGCCTGCCCAGTAGCATGGAAGATATGTACAAAGGATATGGGAGTAGCTATAGAGATTGTGAGAGTAATACCAAATCAGGAATAAAGCTGCAGTTAGTCTTTGATTACCTGAACCAAGCGCTAGATAAGTTAAATTTAATAGAAGGAATAAGGTCGGATCAAGGTTATAGGGATTATCTGAACGGTTTATCAGCCAATGATTTGCTAATATTTGATTTGTGCTACTTTGTGCCTAGTTCTTTTAAACAGATTGATGAAGCAGGTGCATATTTTGTTAGTCGTTATAAGTCTGATACCAATATATATGATATAGAAACAAATCAAAAAATAGAGTTGTTGGAATGTTTAGAAGGTCAATCCCTTCTAGAGATGGAAGTGCTATTAGGAAAAGAAGTAAAAATTAAAGTGAGAATTATATGTCAAAAATTAACTGAAGAACAGTCTATAATTAGAAGAAGGGCTAATAAGTTAGCAAAATCACATGGATATACATCTTCTCAAAAGAATCAAAAATTGCTGGATTGGTCGATATTCATAACTAACGTTCCAGAGAGTAAAATCAGCGCTGAACAAGTATTAACAGTTTACAGGGTAAGATGGCAGATTGAATTATTATTTAAATTGTATAAGAGTCACATCAGGCTTGACGAACTTAAAGGAAAACCATACAGAGTATTATGTGAACTATACGCTAAATTGTGCGCAATTCTTATATTTCATGGAATAGTTGGTTGTATAAAACTGAAAGAGAATACAGAGCTGAGTTTAACAAAGGCATTCATTGAATTAAAAAGAAGGATTAGGGAGTTGTTTTTAGCGTTAAGCAGTAAAATTAATAATTTGAGAATTTTCCTGAAAAAACTTACCACAGACTGGTCACAATTTTCTGTGAAAGACAGATATAGAAAAACTAGAGTATCCACCTTAAGTTCATTGAATTTTCTTACCCTTGCTTCTTAA